Within the Mesotoga infera genome, the region AATCTCAAAGCCTTTGCGAGGCCTTGATATCCGTCATGGGCTATGTACTCCTCAAGATTTCTCGGATCGATTGAACCGGCATTTCTTAACACGATTCTCTCTTCTTTTGTAGCTTCTGACGCCTCAACATGTCCTGCCGATTCGAAGTTTGTGACAATGAGATCCTCAACTCTTCTTCCCTTGAGAAGGTGCTCCATGACCATCTTTTCAATGTCAGCTTCAGTCTTAACTGAATACATTACATTGTCTGGGAGGATCAGAAAAAGAACTCCTCGCCCATAATCTCCAAAAGATCCAGTCTCCAGGATTTCAACCATGGAGTTCAAATTATATCTTTCCGTTAGGATGCTCAGATAATTCTTGAAGTGTCTGGCACCGAGAAGCAAGCTGTTCGAATCTATTGATACGAGGACGGTTATTGGTTTACTCACAATTACTCACTCCTCTCTCTTGAGACGATGCCGTCAATAATTTCAGAGACTCTCTCCGGATTAAGGTTTCCGTAAGCCTCATCATTAATCATCATTACCGGGGATACTCCACAGAGTCCAAGACAACTAGTCTCCTCAAGAGTAAACAAGCCATCTGTGGTAGTCTCACCAAAATCAATTTCCAGAACGTTCTTTAAGGAGTCTACTACTGCCTTTCCTCCAGTTACATGGCATGGAAGACTCTTGCAGACTCGAATTACATATTTTCCCCTCTTGTGAGTCGAGAACATCGTATAGAAAGTAAGAACTTCATAAATTCTTGAGAGAGGCAATCCCGTCAGATCCTTCATCACTTCAGCTGCTTCGACTGGTATGAAGTTGCCAAAGTGATCTTGAATTGCGTGAAGAGCATTTATAAGCACATCGCCTTTTTCAAGGCTCTGGCTGCTAATGTTATCATAGATATTAGTTACGATTTCACGGACATTTTCTGCAGACATAAAAATTCCTCCCTTCAACCCTCTTGTAAGTAGCAAAAGAACCCCCACTAAGGGGGTTCCGGAAAGCCATTTATGGTGAAACTTTGCTAATCGCCCCAAATTTGCAGACGGCCAGACAACTTCCACATCTGGTGCAGATTTCTGAATCTATTTCGTGAGGTTTTCTTACCGAACCGCTTATAGCTTCAACGGGACAGACTCTGGCGCACGCAGTACAACCAACGCATTTGTCCTTATCAATTACCACACGCATCAAAGATTTGCACTTCTTTGCCGGACATCTTCCCTCTTTCACGTGAGCTTCATACTCATCCCAGAAATATCGCATTGTTGATATCACTGGCTGTGGTGCAGTCTGCCCAAGTCCGCAAAGTGAAGTCGACATGATATTCTCGCCAAGATCTTTCAGAAGTTGAAGGTCTCCCATAGTACCTTCACCTTCAGTTATTCTTTCGAGAACCTCGAGCATTCTGCGTGTTCCATCACGACAAGGTGTGCACTGACCGCAGGATTCCTCCACGGTGAATTCTAAGAAGTACTTCGCAACATCAACCATGCAGCTGTCTTCATCCATAACGATCATTCCACCCGAACCAATTATTGTGCCCAGTTTCTTCATGTTATCGTACGTTATCGGCGTGTCAATTAATTCCAGCGGTATGCATCCTCCACTAGGACCTCCGGTCTGAATGGCTTTCAATTTCTTCCCTCCAGGGACGCCTCCGCCAATATCAAAGATCAGTTTTCTAAGTGTGATGCCCATAGGAACTTCAACGAGACCTGTGTTCTTTACGTTTCCAGCCAGAGCAAAGACTTTTGTTCCCCTGGAACCATCCACTCCGTACTGACTGAACCATTCGCCGCCATTTGTGATAATCGGAGGAATGTTAGCGTAGGTCTCCACATTGCTCAGGAGAGTTGGCTTTCCCCATAGCCCCTTACTTGCAGGAAAGGGAGGTTTGACTCTGGGTATTCCTCTCTTGCCTTCAATTGAGTTTATGAGAGCAGTCTCTTCACCACAGACAAACGCACCTGCTCCAATTCTTATCTCAAGATCAAAAGAGAAATCAGTTCCGAGAATGTTTTCACCAAGGAATCCATACTCTCTGGCCATTTTCATCGCGTGAGTCAACCGTTCTATTGCAAGAGGGTACTCGGCTCTAACGTATACGAACCCTTTCTGGGCTCCAATTACTCTTGCAGCTATTGTCATAGCTTCCACAATTGTGTGAGGGTCCCCTTCAAGAACAGCCCTATCCATAAAGGCTCCAGGGTCGCCCTCATCAGCGTTGCAGATTACGTACTTCGTGTCGTCTTGTGCTTTCTTTGTCAGATCCCACTTCATCCAAGTCGGGAAGCCTGCTCCTCCGCGTCCCTTGAGCTCACTCTTTTTCAGTATTTCAACAACATCTTCCCCACTGAGTTCAAAAAGGACCTTATGCAGCGCGAAATAGCCGTCTCTGGCAATATATTCATCTATTGAAAGAGGATCAATTACCCCTAAGTTCCTTGTTGCGATTCTCACTTGCTCAGTGAAAAAGGGAAGCTCTTCCTGAGGTTTTTCGGTAAGATTTCCCGAGTCTCCTTTATATAAGAGATCTTCTACAACTCGTCCTTTCAGAATATGTTCTTCTACAATAAGAGCTGCATTCTCTGCCGTGATCTTCTGATAGAATACTCCTTCAGGATAGATCACCAAAATGGGTCCGAGGTCACAAGCACCCATACATCCCGTTTCTACCACCCTGACTACGCTTTCCAACGAGTACTTTTTCAGAGTTTCCTCAAATACGTTCTTCACGCTCTTCTCGCCTGCAGAAATGCAAGCTCCTCCGGCACAAATAAGCACCGTGTTTTCAACAGCGGGCACCCTTAATCACCTCTTCGTTATAGTTCTCCTCTTTTCACAATGAGATCTCCGACTACTTTTCCGCCGATAATGTGCTGCTCAACCACTCTCTTTGCTTGAGCCGGGGTTACGTGTCCATAAATTATTGGCTCTGATCCCTCGAGATGTACCTCAATTGTGGGCTCAACATCGCAGAGACCAAAACAGCCGGACTGAACGACAGCGACATCGTCAATTCCTTTCTCTTCAAGTGAGTCAACTATCGCCCTCAACGTATCCTTTGCGCCTGCGGCAATCCCGCAAGTTCCCATTGCCACGATTACTTTTCCTCTCTTGCCTGAGTCACGCATCTTAAGACCCTTCATTGCGTTCTCTTTGATCTTCATTAACTCTTCAAGGCTCTTAATTTTTGCCATTACTCGGCCCTCCTATATTTGCCCAATATCTTTGAAACCTCATCAGGGGTTACTCTTCCAAAATAGTCATCCTCGCCTACCAGAACCACTGGAGCCATGCTGCAGGCACCGAGGCATCTGACGGCGTGAATTGAAAAGAGTCCGTCGGAGGTCGGTTCATTCATCTCAACGCCCAGTTCGTCTCTGAGCCTTTCCAGTATCTTATCGGCACCCTTGACATAGCAGGCGGTTCCTAGACAGACTTTTATCTGGTTTTTTCCCTTCGGCTTCGTGCTGAAGAAATTGTAGAAAGTCACAACTCCATATACCTGACTTAAAGGAATATCGAGTTTCTCAGATACGTGCTGCTGCAGTTCTTCCGAAAGATATCCGAAGATTTCTTGCGCTTTGTGGAGTACATTAATTAAGACACCCGTGTTACCTTTGACAGAATCAATATACTCATCAAGTTCTTCATAGAGCTTCTGACAATCCGGGCAATTTACATGAGACAAACCTTACACCTCCTTCGAGGAAAGAATGTTATTTATTTCACACATGCATTATAACATGCACCTAGAGAAATGGGCTGATTCCTGTGTTAAAATAACCCATGTCTAAGGAGCTGTATAAGGAGGAGATTAGATGGATCTAGAAGCCTTTGTGCGTGACGTTCCTGACTTCCCAAAGGAAGGTGTGGTTTTCAAAGATGTCACTCCATTGTTAAAGGATCCTTTAGCTTTCAGGGAGTGCATACTGCAGATGTCGGAACGGGCAAGGAAAATTGACTTCAATACCATGGTAGCCCCCGAAGCCAGGGGATTCATTTTTGCGGCTCCTCTAGCTTATGAAATGGGGAAAGCGCTGGTACCCATTAGAAAGCCAGGAAAGCTTCCTTATAAGACCAAAGAGATAGAGTACGAACTTGAGTATGGAAAGGCGACTCTTCAAATGCACGTAGATGCGATATCCAATGGAGATAAGGTGCTGATAGTAGATGACATTCTCGCAACCGGTGGGACAATGGAGGCAATTGCCAGTATCATTGAAGACAGCGGTGGAGAAGTAGTTGGAATTCTCTGTCTGGCTGAACTGGAATTTCTTAATCCAAGAGAGAGACTTTCGGGCTATAGAGTGGAGACCTTAATTACTTATTGACGGAGGTTGCAGGAATGCTAAAATATGACTTCTCTTTTGCGTTCAAGGAGACCCTTGAAAGCGGACTTTCTTTTGATGAGATGATTGATATTGCGAAGACACTTTCAACGAATTTCGAAAGAGTCTTTCAACCGTTGCCTGGTTTTCTGCGAATTCTTGAAAGTGATGAAATTCTTGAAGAAGTCAAGGCTTACAGATCCTGGTTGGAGCATTTTGATAATTTCGTTGTAATTGGAATTGGAGGCTCGGCACTTGGCAATCAGGCTTTGCACTCCGCACTGAAACCGGTTAGCTGGAACTCTTATGCTAAGGAAAAGAGAGACGGGAACTCCAGAGTGTTTTTGCTTGATAATGTAGATCCCGATATGATTGCCTCTGTGTTAGGAGAACTGGATCTCGGAAACACTGTATTCAACGTCATCTCAAAGTCTGGAACTACTGCTGAAAGCATGGCAAATTATCTCATCGTTAGAGGGTTGCTCGAAAAACTTGATCTTCCAGTTAAAGACCATTTCATATTTACTACCGACAAACATAAGGGCGTGCTCAGGCAAATAGCAGATTCCGAGGGTATAAGAACCCTCACTATCCCGGAAGACGTTGGAGGTCGCTTCAGCGTTTTAACACCAGTAGGTCTGCTTTCGGCGATCGCGGAGGGAATTGACATAAGTCTTTTGTACGAGGGGGCCAGGTTTGGAAAGGAAAGATATCTCAGGGATGACGTCAAATCAAACCCGGCAGCTGTGAGTGCCTTAATACACTATGCTTATCTGAAGAAAGGGCACAACATCTCAGTAATGATGCCCTATTCAAACAGACTCCACACTCTTGCTGACTGGTATAGACAGTTATGGGCAGAGTCTTTGGGAAAGAAATTCGATGTCTCCGGAAGAATCGTACATACAGGTCAAACTCCAGCGAAATCTCTGGGTGCGATCGACCAGCATTCACAAGTTCAGCTGTACAACGAGGGACCGAAAGACAAAATAGTGACGCTCTTGAAGGTAGAGGATTTTGGAA harbors:
- a CDS encoding adenine phosphoribosyltransferase gives rise to the protein MDLEAFVRDVPDFPKEGVVFKDVTPLLKDPLAFRECILQMSERARKIDFNTMVAPEARGFIFAAPLAYEMGKALVPIRKPGKLPYKTKEIEYELEYGKATLQMHVDAISNGDKVLIVDDILATGGTMEAIASIIEDSGGEVVGILCLAELEFLNPRERLSGYRVETLITY
- a CDS encoding (2Fe-2S) ferredoxin domain-containing protein, with the protein product MAKIKSLEELMKIKENAMKGLKMRDSGKRGKVIVAMGTCGIAAGAKDTLRAIVDSLEEKGIDDVAVVQSGCFGLCDVEPTIEVHLEGSEPIIYGHVTPAQAKRVVEQHIIGGKVVGDLIVKRGEL
- a CDS encoding NAD(P)H-dependent oxidoreductase subunit E; amino-acid sequence: MSAENVREIVTNIYDNISSQSLEKGDVLINALHAIQDHFGNFIPVEAAEVMKDLTGLPLSRIYEVLTFYTMFSTHKRGKYVIRVCKSLPCHVTGGKAVVDSLKNVLEIDFGETTTDGLFTLEETSCLGLCGVSPVMMINDEAYGNLNPERVSEIIDGIVSRERSE
- a CDS encoding NAD(P)H-dependent oxidoreductase subunit E; this translates as MSHVNCPDCQKLYEELDEYIDSVKGNTGVLINVLHKAQEIFGYLSEELQQHVSEKLDIPLSQVYGVVTFYNFFSTKPKGKNQIKVCLGTACYVKGADKILERLRDELGVEMNEPTSDGLFSIHAVRCLGACSMAPVVLVGEDDYFGRVTPDEVSKILGKYRRAE
- a CDS encoding NADH-quinone oxidoreductase subunit NuoF gives rise to the protein MPAVENTVLICAGGACISAGEKSVKNVFEETLKKYSLESVVRVVETGCMGACDLGPILVIYPEGVFYQKITAENAALIVEEHILKGRVVEDLLYKGDSGNLTEKPQEELPFFTEQVRIATRNLGVIDPLSIDEYIARDGYFALHKVLFELSGEDVVEILKKSELKGRGGAGFPTWMKWDLTKKAQDDTKYVICNADEGDPGAFMDRAVLEGDPHTIVEAMTIAARVIGAQKGFVYVRAEYPLAIERLTHAMKMAREYGFLGENILGTDFSFDLEIRIGAGAFVCGEETALINSIEGKRGIPRVKPPFPASKGLWGKPTLLSNVETYANIPPIITNGGEWFSQYGVDGSRGTKVFALAGNVKNTGLVEVPMGITLRKLIFDIGGGVPGGKKLKAIQTGGPSGGCIPLELIDTPITYDNMKKLGTIIGSGGMIVMDEDSCMVDVAKYFLEFTVEESCGQCTPCRDGTRRMLEVLERITEGEGTMGDLQLLKDLGENIMSTSLCGLGQTAPQPVISTMRYFWDEYEAHVKEGRCPAKKCKSLMRVVIDKDKCVGCTACARVCPVEAISGSVRKPHEIDSEICTRCGSCLAVCKFGAISKVSP
- a CDS encoding glucose-6-phosphate isomerase — its product is MLKYDFSFAFKETLESGLSFDEMIDIAKTLSTNFERVFQPLPGFLRILESDEILEEVKAYRSWLEHFDNFVVIGIGGSALGNQALHSALKPVSWNSYAKEKRDGNSRVFLLDNVDPDMIASVLGELDLGNTVFNVISKSGTTAESMANYLIVRGLLEKLDLPVKDHFIFTTDKHKGVLRQIADSEGIRTLTIPEDVGGRFSVLTPVGLLSAIAEGIDISLLYEGARFGKERYLRDDVKSNPAAVSALIHYAYLKKGHNISVMMPYSNRLHTLADWYRQLWAESLGKKFDVSGRIVHTGQTPAKSLGAIDQHSQVQLYNEGPKDKIVTLLKVEDFGNQLTIPFIHSDIEALSYLNGVEVGELLNAELRGTSIALAANGVPNITISFPQIDEVHVGEFIVSYEIQTALMGFLLKVNPYDQPGVELGKKLTYAFMGRKGYEEVRDRYEEKTSWRFEL